The Miltoncostaea marina DNA window CGCGCATCAGCCTCGGCGGCATCCGCGACGAGGCCGAGATCCGGGGCCACCGGCGCACCTACGTCGGCGCGCTGCCCGGGCGGCTGGTGCGCGCGCTGCGTGAGGCCGGCACCCGCAACCCGGTGATCATGCTCGACGAGGTCGACAAGGTCGGCGCCGACTGGCGCGGCGACCCGTCGTCGGCGCTGCTCGAGGTGCTCGACCCGGCGCAGAACCACTCCTTCCGCGACCACTACCTCGACGTGGAGCTCGACCTGTCCGAGGTGCTCTTCATCGCCACCGCGAACGTGGTCGACACGATCCCGGCGCCGCTGCTCGACCGCATGGAGGTCATCGCGCTCGACGGCTACACCGAGGACGAGAAGCTGGCGATCGCCCGGGGCTACCTGCTGCCCCGCCAGATCGAGCGCAACGGCCTGCGCCCGGACGAGGTCGAGATGGACGACGACGCCGTCCGCGCCGTGATCGGCGACTACACCCGCGAGGCCGGCGTGCGGAACCTCGAGCGCGAGCTCGGCAAGGTGCTGCGCAAGGTGGCGCGCCGGGTGGCCGAGGGCCAGGAGGGCCGCGTGCGCATCGGCACGGCGGAGATCGAGGACGCCCTGGGGCGGCCCCGCTTCCACCACGAGGCGGCCGAGCGCACGGCCACGCCGGGCGTGGCCACCGGCCTGGCCGTGACGGGCACGGGCGGCGACGTCCTGTTCGTCGAGGCGAGCGCGATGCCCGCCGACGGCCCCGGCGAGCGGCTGGTGATCACCGGCCAGCTCGGCGACGTCATGCGCGAGTCGGCGCGCATCGCCCTCTCGTGGACCCGGTCCCACGCAGCCGAGATCGGCGTCGACCCCGACGCGCTCGCCGGCAGGGAGGTGCACCTGCACGTGCCCGCCGGCGCGGTGCCGAAGGACGGCCCCTCGGCCGGCGTCACGATGGTCACGGCGCTCGCGTCGCTGGCCTCGGGGCGCGCGGTGCGCCCGACGGTCGGGATGACCGGCGAGGTGACGCTCCAGGGCCGGGTGCTGCCGATCGGTGGCCTCAAGCAGAAGGTGCTGGCCGCCCACCGGGCCGGGCTCACGGACGTCGTGATCCCGGAGCGCAACCGGCGCGACCTGGACGACGTGCCGGCGGCGGTGCTCGAGCAGGTGCGCATCCACCCCGTGCTCACCGTGCGGGAGGTGCTCGACGTCGCCCTCGAGCCCGCCTGCGACCGCGGCGAGGCGCTCGCGGCGTAGCGCCGGACAGGGCAGGATCACGGCGATGGACCGCTGTCGCTCACGCCCGCAGGTGTGCCACCGCTACCAGCGCGCGGCCGAGCTCCTCGGCCGCCGCTGGAGCGCGGCGGTGATCCGGGCGGCCATGGAGGGCCCCGCCCGGTTCACCGAGATCCGCTCCTCCGTGGAGGGGCTGTCGGCGCGCCTGCTCGCGGAACGGCTGCGCGAGCTGGAGGCCGCGGGGCTGATGGAGCGGCGCGAGCTGGGAGGCGGCGCGGTGGAGTACCGCCTCACCGAGAAGGGCCGGGCCCTGTCGCGCGTCGTGCGGGAGATCGAGGCCTGGGTGGCGGACTGGGAGCCCGAGGGCGCGCCCGCCCGCGACCCCTCCCGCGGCGGGACGCGATGAGCCGCATCCCCGCGCCGGTCCGGGCGCTGCCGGCGGCGCCGAACCCCGCGCACCTCGCCACGGTCCTCCCGGACGGCGCGCCGCACTCCTCGCGCGACGACCCTACGAACAGTGCGACGTCCGCTGGCACGTCGTGGAGCGACTGAGGGGCGACGCCGCCCTCGGGGTGGCCGACCGGCTGGGCGTGAAGTACACCGGCCGCCCCTCTCCGGTCCGATCGCCCGCTTCGCCGGCCTACGTGGTGGAGGGCGCGCAGGCGCACCACCTGGAGCCGCCCGTCACGCCCGACCGACGGGCGGGCGGGCCCACGGGGCGGGCGCTAGCGGGTGCTGAAGTGGTGCTCCTCGCGGTCGCACCAGAAGACGAGGCCGGTGTCCTCGTGGCGGG harbors:
- the lon gene encoding endopeptidase La, which encodes MNQDDRPTITLPVLPLDDAVVLPGTSVTFPVTSPEQAEALDGAVDGRILLVPRIDGRFAALGVVAAVVGEVTLPGGARGVAIEALHRAELGPALGGTAGLRVAARERPDPDDPGPEAAALAREYRAVVEEVADLRGDRARVAHFLAGIGHPGRLADTAGYAPEIPVERKLALLEAVEVVARLRLAIDAQRERLADASLRRRIREDVTENLDRTQREMLLRRQLEAIRRELGEEADGGDDWAARIAASGMPAAARAEAERELGRLERQPEGAEAGMIRTYLEWMVSLPWDARSEEHLDVAAAREVLDADHAGLEEVKERILEYLAVRRLRRERGMDEGRGGVILTLAGPPGTGKTSLGQSVARALGREFARISLGGIRDEAEIRGHRRTYVGALPGRLVRALREAGTRNPVIMLDEVDKVGADWRGDPSSALLEVLDPAQNHSFRDHYLDVELDLSEVLFIATANVVDTIPAPLLDRMEVIALDGYTEDEKLAIARGYLLPRQIERNGLRPDEVEMDDDAVRAVIGDYTREAGVRNLERELGKVLRKVARRVAEGQEGRVRIGTAEIEDALGRPRFHHEAAERTATPGVATGLAVTGTGGDVLFVEASAMPADGPGERLVITGQLGDVMRESARIALSWTRSHAAEIGVDPDALAGREVHLHVPAGAVPKDGPSAGVTMVTALASLASGRAVRPTVGMTGEVTLQGRVLPIGGLKQKVLAAHRAGLTDVVIPERNRRDLDDVPAAVLEQVRIHPVLTVREVLDVALEPACDRGEALAA
- a CDS encoding winged helix-turn-helix transcriptional regulator — encoded protein: MDRCRSRPQVCHRYQRAAELLGRRWSAAVIRAAMEGPARFTEIRSSVEGLSARLLAERLRELEAAGLMERRELGGGAVEYRLTEKGRALSRVVREIEAWVADWEPEGAPARDPSRGGTR